From a region of the Candidatus Omnitrophota bacterium genome:
- a CDS encoding ATP-dependent Clp protease ATP-binding subunit, which produces MDNRFTKRAQRVLANADRAAKDMNHSYIGSEHVLVGLLMLSDGIAVQILSALGVKADDMIRDIKNLLGEGDNLIRLGPIPFSPRAKRIINGASVEAKALGQPFVGTEHILLAVLGEASGIAAQVLRSAGVSYDAVMDYLKESPDTGEIFSPSPEKNTAFSPPVKTPLLNKFSRDLTKAARDGELDPVVGRGKEVSRVIQILCRRTKNNPVLIGDPGVGKTAVVEGIAQHIVSESVPEIIHGKRVVSLDMGSVVAGTKYRGEFEDRMRKLLDEIKKEKGQIILFIDELHLVVGSGSAEGAPMDAANMLKPLLARGELQCIGATTLNEYRKYIEKDAALARRFQPVMLDAPTVEETIEILKGLRDKYEAYHGVSYSDEALQAAAQLSDRYITDRFLPDKAIDLVDEAGSEIRIKKSERSPEFMALQKKLKGIRSEKAEAISGQEFEKAALLKKEETRIADELQKIKEANKGDKTVTEVTAEDMARIVAGVTGIPVFKLTEKESQRLLNMEKELHKDIVSQDEAISVVSRALRRARTGLHESGRPIGSFIFLGPTGVGKTYLAQCLAKFLFGDEDSVVRVDMSEYMERHSVSRLVGAPPGYVGYDEGGLLTGLVRRKPYSVILLDEIEKAHPDVFNILLQIMDSGFLTDSLGHRVNFKNTVLIMTSNLGVKSAGENRSMGFAEKSEYDFKEMENEIKEELKKYFRPEFLNRIDAAVVFRHLSKEDVLKIVDMLLARLKKRLDEKNISVEFDEKTKEFLAEKGFDKSSGARLLKRTIQDIVEDPLSERILSSGLSTGAKLKAVVKDGKIDFAPISPEKTNTGG; this is translated from the coding sequence ATGGATAACAGATTTACGAAAAGGGCCCAGCGGGTGCTGGCCAACGCTGACAGGGCCGCGAAAGACATGAATCATTCCTATATAGGGAGTGAGCATGTGCTCGTTGGCCTTCTGATGCTCAGTGACGGAATAGCCGTGCAGATTCTCTCGGCGCTGGGCGTCAAAGCAGACGATATGATCAGGGATATAAAGAACCTTCTCGGCGAGGGAGACAATCTTATACGGCTGGGGCCGATTCCTTTTTCTCCGCGTGCCAAAAGGATAATAAACGGCGCATCCGTTGAGGCCAAGGCCCTGGGCCAGCCCTTCGTGGGCACCGAGCACATACTCCTGGCGGTGCTCGGCGAGGCCAGCGGCATCGCCGCGCAGGTTCTCAGATCTGCGGGTGTTTCCTACGATGCGGTGATGGATTACCTGAAAGAATCGCCCGATACCGGAGAAATTTTTTCTCCCTCTCCGGAAAAAAATACGGCTTTTTCGCCGCCGGTCAAAACGCCGCTCCTCAATAAATTCAGCAGGGATCTCACAAAGGCCGCGCGTGACGGCGAGCTGGATCCCGTAGTGGGAAGGGGAAAAGAGGTATCGAGGGTCATACAGATACTCTGCCGCCGCACCAAAAACAATCCGGTTCTCATAGGGGATCCGGGCGTCGGGAAAACGGCCGTCGTGGAGGGCATAGCCCAGCACATCGTCAGCGAGAGCGTGCCGGAGATAATTCACGGCAAGAGAGTGGTGTCTCTTGATATGGGCTCTGTTGTCGCCGGCACCAAATACAGGGGCGAGTTTGAGGACAGGATGAGAAAACTGCTGGATGAGATAAAAAAAGAAAAAGGGCAGATAATACTTTTTATAGACGAGCTCCATCTTGTCGTGGGCAGCGGCTCCGCGGAAGGCGCGCCGATGGATGCCGCAAATATGCTCAAGCCTCTTCTTGCCCGGGGTGAGCTGCAGTGCATCGGGGCCACCACGCTGAATGAATACAGAAAATACATAGAGAAAGACGCGGCTCTGGCCCGGCGCTTTCAGCCGGTGATGCTCGACGCGCCGACGGTGGAGGAGACGATTGAGATATTGAAAGGCCTCAGGGATAAATACGAGGCCTATCACGGCGTCAGTTACAGCGATGAGGCGCTTCAGGCGGCCGCGCAGCTTTCGGACAGATATATAACCGACAGGTTCCTTCCGGACAAGGCCATTGACCTTGTGGATGAGGCGGGCAGCGAGATCAGGATAAAAAAATCGGAGCGATCCCCTGAATTCATGGCATTGCAGAAAAAGCTCAAGGGAATACGCTCGGAAAAAGCCGAGGCCATATCGGGCCAGGAATTTGAGAAAGCCGCGCTGCTGAAAAAAGAGGAAACCCGCATTGCGGACGAGCTCCAGAAAATAAAAGAAGCAAACAAGGGAGATAAAACAGTCACAGAGGTGACCGCCGAGGACATGGCGCGGATTGTCGCGGGCGTGACGGGCATACCTGTTTTTAAGCTGACGGAAAAAGAATCCCAGAGGCTTTTAAATATGGAGAAGGAGCTTCACAAGGACATTGTTTCCCAGGATGAGGCCATTAGCGTTGTTTCCAGGGCTCTGCGCCGGGCGCGGACGGGTTTGCATGAATCCGGCCGTCCGATAGGTTCGTTTATTTTTCTCGGTCCCACGGGAGTGGGCAAGACGTATCTGGCGCAATGCCTGGCGAAGTTCCTCTTTGGCGACGAGGATTCCGTTGTAAGGGTGGATATGTCCGAGTATATGGAACGGCACAGCGTCTCGCGCCTCGTGGGGGCGCCTCCCGGTTATGTGGGTTATGACGAAGGGGGCCTTTTGACAGGCCTTGTGCGCCGCAAGCCGTATTCGGTCATTCTGCTGGATGAGATAGAGAAGGCGCATCCCGATGTGTTCAATATACTTCTTCAGATAATGGATTCGGGTTTTCTGACGGATTCGCTCGGACACAGGGTGAATTTTAAAAATACCGTTTTGATCATGACGAGTAATCTGGGAGTTAAAAGCGCCGGCGAAAACAGGAGCATGGGTTTCGCCGAAAAGAGCGAGTATGATTTCAAGGAAATGGAAAATGAGATAAAAGAAGAGCTGAAAAAATATTTCCGGCCGGAATTTCTCAATAGGATAGACGCCGCTGTCGTGTTCAGGCATCTCTCAAAAGAGGATGTCCTGAAAATCGTGGACATGCTGCTTGCGCGATTGAAAAAGCGTCTTGATGAGAAAAATATCAGCGTTGAATTCGATGAGAAAACGAAAGAGTTCCTTGCCGAAAAAGGTTTTGATAAATCCAGCGGCGCGCGTCTCTTGAAAAGAACGATACAGGATATTGTTGAGGACCCCCTCTCGGAGCGGATATTATCATCAGGGCTCTCCACCGGAGCGAAATTAAAAGCCGTGGTAAAAGACGGTAAAATAGACTTTGCACCCATATCGCCGGAAAAGACAAATACCGGGGGCTGA
- a CDS encoding nucleoside-diphosphate kinase, giving the protein MAEQTLVIIKPDGLKKSLTGNILTRLSEAKLEIAAAKAVCVSRELAGEHYCHMKDKPFFDELLDYLMGNLHGRKKVLALVYHGDNAIGLVRNICGGTNPESADPTSIRGSYGRITTKGLFENIIHASSSPEEAEREIKLWFKPEELVYRIYPVETEEKVTKTLVWA; this is encoded by the coding sequence ATGGCTGAACAAACATTGGTGATTATTAAACCGGACGGGCTGAAGAAATCCCTCACAGGGAATATTCTCACGCGCCTCTCCGAGGCAAAACTGGAGATCGCCGCGGCAAAAGCCGTCTGTGTGAGCCGGGAACTGGCGGGCGAACATTACTGCCACATGAAAGACAAACCCTTTTTTGACGAATTGCTTGATTACCTTATGGGCAATCTCCACGGCAGAAAAAAAGTCCTCGCGCTGGTTTATCACGGGGACAACGCCATCGGCCTCGTGCGCAACATCTGCGGCGGCACAAACCCCGAATCAGCCGACCCGACCTCAATACGCGGATCATACGGCAGGATCACCACAAAGGGCCTTTTTGAAAATATAATACACGCGTCATCCTCTCCCGAGGAAGCGGAAAGAGAGATCAAGCTCTGGTTCAAACCCGAAGAACTGGTTTACCGCATCTATCCGGTAGAGACGGAAGAAAAGGTCACAAAAACGCTCGTCTGGGCGTAA
- a CDS encoding PilZ domain-containing protein, which produces MGIKQSHRKYDRIKDTLLLDVYKPGAFQPACRACLTDISAGGAGLESTYRFNLGDRINLVFKMEDDKEYVIDAVVRRVSRSTGTFSYGVEFIAEGFFKRWALKKFVKKLLNS; this is translated from the coding sequence ATGGGCATAAAGCAATCGCATAGAAAATATGACAGAATAAAAGATACCCTGCTTCTGGACGTGTATAAGCCGGGCGCTTTTCAGCCGGCCTGCCGGGCTTGTCTGACGGATATCAGCGCAGGAGGCGCCGGGCTGGAATCCACATACCGGTTTAACCTCGGAGACAGGATAAACCTTGTTTTTAAAATGGAAGATGATAAAGAATATGTGATAGACGCCGTCGTCAGGAGAGTGTCCCGTTCCACGGGGACTTTTTCTTACGGGGTTGAATTTATCGCAGAGGGTTTTTTCAAGCGCTGGGCTCTGAAAAAGTTCGTCAAAAAACTTCTTAACTCCTGA
- a CDS encoding HIT domain-containing protein: protein MKHLAAPWRDKYFDMKQDGCIFCKAAKAKKDSENFVVMRGEKCFLMLNLFPYTNAHVMAAPYRHIGDVTKLSVDETSEMAAMVVKAVTAMKKLFRCEGFNIGVNQGAAAGAGFASHIHTHVVGRWKGDTNFMTTLAATRVTPSSPEKIYKMLKREMS, encoded by the coding sequence ATGAAGCATTTAGCGGCGCCGTGGAGAGACAAATATTTTGACATGAAACAGGACGGGTGTATTTTCTGTAAGGCTGCCAAGGCGAAAAAAGACAGCGAAAATTTTGTTGTCATGAGGGGCGAGAAATGCTTTCTCATGCTGAATCTTTTCCCTTACACAAATGCTCATGTGATGGCCGCGCCGTATAGACATATAGGAGATGTGACGAAGCTCAGCGTTGATGAAACCTCGGAGATGGCCGCAATGGTCGTTAAAGCGGTTACCGCGATGAAAAAACTTTTTCGTTGCGAAGGTTTTAACATAGGCGTGAATCAGGGCGCCGCCGCCGGCGCGGGTTTCGCGTCTCACATACACACGCACGTAGTCGGGCGCTGGAAGGGAGATACCAATTTTATGACAACTCTTGCCGCCACGCGCGTGACGCCCTCGTCTCCGGAAAAAATATATAAGATGCTCAAAAGGGAGATGTCGTAG